One Pullulanibacillus sp. KACC 23026 DNA segment encodes these proteins:
- the gmk gene encoding guanylate kinase yields MGYKEKGLLVVLSGPSGVGKGTVCKALRSRESQLDYSISATTRKPRAGEQHGVEYFFKTKEEFQQMIDQNQLLEWAEYAGNYYGTPLDYVQNTLESGQDVILEIEVQGAMQVKKNFAEGLFIFLAPPSLSELKNRIEGRGTETAESIAMRLSIAKEEIEMMSHYDYVVENDQVTLACDRIEAIVTAEHCKRERVIEKYKQLTEVDE; encoded by the coding sequence ATGGGATATAAGGAAAAAGGATTATTAGTGGTGCTTTCAGGCCCGTCCGGCGTAGGAAAAGGGACGGTCTGTAAGGCACTTAGAAGCAGGGAATCACAATTGGATTATTCCATATCTGCGACAACACGCAAGCCTCGAGCAGGTGAACAGCATGGAGTGGAATACTTCTTTAAGACGAAGGAAGAATTTCAACAAATGATTGACCAAAACCAATTGCTGGAGTGGGCAGAATATGCGGGTAATTATTATGGCACTCCCCTTGATTACGTCCAAAATACTTTGGAAAGCGGTCAGGACGTTATATTAGAAATTGAAGTTCAAGGGGCCATGCAAGTCAAAAAGAATTTCGCTGAGGGTTTATTTATCTTTCTTGCCCCGCCTTCTCTAAGCGAACTTAAAAACCGCATTGAAGGAAGAGGAACAGAAACAGCGGAATCGATTGCCATGAGACTTTCCATTGCAAAAGAAGAAATTGAGATGATGTCTCATTACGATTATGTCGTTGAAAATGATCAAGTTACCCTTGCCTGTGATCGGATTGAAGCCATTGTGACAGCCGAGCACTGCAAAAGGGAGCGGGTCATTGAAAAATACAAACAACTTACGGAGGTTGATGAATAA
- a CDS encoding YicC/YloC family endoribonuclease, whose translation MVHSMTGYGRATCQEGNWEVTVEVKAVNHRYLDISITLPNQWLSLEDALKRSMSAQFKRGKLSAYFTIEGSEALKQQLQINWDMFDQYREASLEMQKRLGDAESAHLGNWKAFLDLPQVLTIKEQSPKSSQLEALIHQSLNGACEELLAMRRKEGTFLKEDILSRLQVIEAGGTQIKAEAPRIAKAYEARLHKRILDLLSEHGAPDEDRLINEVAIFAEKTDISEELTRLFSHIDHFRAILERDGAIGRQLDFLIQEMNRELNTMGSKSPDVGITQDVVRLKSELEKVREQVQNIE comes from the coding sequence ATGGTACATAGTATGACAGGCTATGGACGGGCAACCTGTCAAGAAGGAAATTGGGAGGTGACGGTTGAAGTAAAGGCGGTCAACCATCGCTATCTGGATATTTCCATCACACTGCCGAACCAATGGTTGTCTCTAGAAGACGCTTTGAAACGGAGTATGAGCGCCCAATTTAAACGGGGAAAGCTATCTGCTTATTTTACAATTGAAGGTTCCGAAGCCCTGAAGCAGCAGCTGCAAATTAATTGGGATATGTTTGATCAATATCGTGAAGCGAGCCTTGAAATGCAGAAACGTCTTGGAGACGCTGAATCAGCACATTTGGGGAACTGGAAAGCTTTTCTTGATTTGCCTCAAGTGCTGACGATAAAGGAACAATCGCCTAAGTCCTCCCAATTAGAAGCACTTATTCATCAGTCTCTTAATGGGGCTTGTGAAGAACTGCTCGCTATGAGAAGAAAAGAAGGAACCTTTTTAAAAGAAGATATTCTCAGTCGGCTGCAGGTGATTGAAGCGGGAGGAACTCAAATTAAGGCAGAAGCACCGCGAATCGCAAAAGCTTATGAAGCACGCTTGCATAAACGCATTCTTGATTTACTATCTGAACATGGAGCTCCGGACGAGGACCGCCTGATCAACGAGGTAGCAATCTTTGCAGAGAAGACCGATATCTCTGAAGAACTGACGCGGTTATTCAGCCATATTGACCATTTTCGAGCGATACTCGAGAGGGATGGAGCCATCGGCAGACAGCTCGATTTTTTAATTCAAGAAATGAATCGCGAACTGAATACGATGGGGTCCAAAAGCCCTGATGTAGGAATTACACAGGACGTTGTCCGGTTAAAAAGTGAACTGGAGAAGGTTCGCGAACAAGTTCAAAATATAGAATAG
- a CDS encoding DUF370 domain-containing protein, with translation MIKLINIGFGNIASANRIISIVSPESQPIKRLIKIARDQNKLIDATYGRRTRAVIVMDSDHVILSSVQPETVSGRLVQQEEESDES, from the coding sequence ATGATCAAATTAATCAATATTGGATTTGGCAATATAGCTTCGGCCAATCGAATTATTTCAATTGTGAGCCCTGAGTCGCAACCGATTAAAAGGCTCATTAAAATTGCTAGAGATCAAAATAAACTCATTGATGCGACATATGGAAGACGAACACGGGCGGTTATTGTCATGGATAGTGATCATGTCATTTTATCTTCTGTGCAGCCGGAAACCGTTTCAGGCCGTCTTGTCCAACAAGAAGAAGAGTCTGATGAAAGTTGA